In the genome of Nocardia terpenica, one region contains:
- a CDS encoding carbohydrate kinase family protein: MSVTERVVAVAGEALVDLVPLEGVGRFQAVPGGSPANVAVGLARLGVPERMLARIGSDPFGRRIREYLRDNGVGLEHVVDATESTSLAIVDLDGEGVAHYDFRIDGTADWQWTDAELAHALDGDVVALHTGSLALMIAPGGDALLRLAERARDSVTISFDPNARPQLMNHEATVERVRAMLRVADVVKVSAEDLAWLHPGWSPEDALADWITRGPALVVVTLGGDGSLAATAADPTPIHRPGRQIRLVDTVGAGDAFTSGLLSGLHRRDLLGADRRPALRELPKPDLTAVLDEATLTAALTCTRRGANPPTADEIRRYRE, from the coding sequence ATGTCGGTGACTGAGCGTGTGGTGGCGGTGGCTGGGGAGGCGCTGGTGGATTTGGTGCCGTTGGAGGGGGTGGGGCGGTTTCAGGCGGTGCCGGGGGGGAGTCCGGCCAATGTGGCGGTGGGGCTGGCGCGGTTGGGGGTGCCGGAGCGGATGTTGGCGCGGATCGGGTCCGATCCGTTCGGGCGGCGGATTCGAGAGTACCTGCGGGACAATGGGGTCGGGCTCGAGCATGTGGTGGACGCTACGGAGTCGACGTCGCTGGCCATTGTCGACTTGGATGGGGAAGGCGTGGCGCACTACGACTTTCGCATCGACGGCACCGCGGACTGGCAGTGGACCGACGCCGAACTGGCTCATGCCCTGGACGGCGATGTGGTGGCCCTGCACACGGGTTCGCTGGCGCTCATGATCGCGCCCGGCGGAGATGCGTTGCTGCGCTTGGCGGAACGGGCCCGAGACTCGGTGACCATCTCCTTCGACCCGAATGCCCGGCCGCAGTTGATGAATCACGAGGCGACCGTCGAGCGAGTGCGGGCGATGCTGCGCGTGGCCGATGTGGTCAAGGTCAGCGCCGAGGACCTGGCCTGGCTGCACCCCGGCTGGTCCCCCGAGGACGCCCTCGCCGACTGGATCACCCGCGGCCCGGCCCTGGTGGTGGTCACCCTGGGCGGCGACGGCTCGCTCGCCGCCACCGCCGCCGACCCCACCCCGATCCACCGTCCCGGCAGGCAGATCCGCCTGGTGGACACGGTGGGTGCGGGCGACGCCTTCACCTCCGGCCTGCTTTCCGGCCTGCACCGCCGCGACCTGCTGGGCGCCGACCGCCGCCCCGCCCTGCGGGAACTCCCCAAGCCCGACCTGACCGCCGTCCTCGACGAGGCGACCCTGACCGCCGCCCTGACCTGCACCCGCCGCGGCGCCAACCCACCCACCGCCGACGAGATCCGCCGGTATCGGGAGTGA